ATACATAAATTTTCAATCACCCCAGCAATACCTTCCACTTCTTCAGCCGTCCCTTGAGCAAACCTATATCTAGCGTATTGGGTTCTTCGGTTATTTTTATGGAAAACCTGGTTCAAAATCATTGAAAGCCCTATTGTGTAGGCATTTCATTGAAAATATGGAAATAATTGTTTATAACCCTTGTCCCGTAAGGGTTTTGTTATCATCAATCCTCAATCACCATAAAAGAGACGCAAGAGCCGCGTATTGTTGCAACAGTTGAGCAAGAGTATCATTTAACAGATGTTGACAGCGTTCTAGGATGGGATAAACCACCGCAGGATCATTACTCTCTTCTTCTGCTTGTAAGACTTCCCATAAAAACTCCTGATATTCCTCTAGATTGACCGCTTGACGGTTGAAATATTGCCCCAACTGTTGCGCCATATTCCGTAACAAAGCGGCATGATCATTATTTCCTTGGGTTGAGTCGAGGGGGGATATTATTCCCCGCCCCTCTCAGTTAGATCCGGACGTGCCACTTTCACGGCATCCGGCTCCCGATGTTCTTAGCTTTCGCTTTTGCTCATGTGAATGTAATCGTGGCAGCTTTCGTGAATTGCTAGAAGGTTTTTAGTTTTCCAGTTTTGGTGGTTTCCATCTATATGATGTAAATGTACCTTCTCGTCACTGAGCATTTTTAACCCACAATGACCACATTTATGGCTTTGCCGTTTGAGGGCTTTAGAGGTGTTATTGTCATATAACTTACTATTGCGTTCGCTCCAGTAGGTTAAATCTCCATCGTAGGGTGATTTCTCACCTTTGACATTGATGTGTTTGTTTTCGGAGTAAGGAACTGTTGGGAATGCTTTCTTTATTAGCTCTTGGCTATTATGGCGATTCTGCTTAGTTTCCTTGTTAAATACCTTGAATGCTCTGTGATTGATGTGCCATAAGGAAAACTTCGACCCATCCATCTTGCAGAAGCGGTGGTAATTCCTCCAACCTCTGACTACAGGGGCTAATTTCTCAGCCTTTGTGGTAGCACCATAATTCGAGTTGTTGACGATGAATTTTACTTTCTTGCGGAAAGCTTTGAAGTTGTCCACTGAGGGAGTACATCTAAACTTTCCGTTTTTCTGGACTTTAAAATGCCAGCCCAGGAAATCAAATCCATCTGTCGCGGCGGTTAGCTTTGTCTTTTTCTCACTGACTTTCATTCCCCGCTCTGCTAGGAACTGACTGATTTTGTCAAGTATTTCTGTGGCATCGTCTTGAGGTCGGAGTATTATCACCATGTCATCCGCGTAACGGATTGTTGGCTCGACAATATCTCCATTTGAGGTCTTGTCTGTAATTCTGTAGCTAGATATACGGTGATATCTATGAATACTTTCAATCCCATTTAAGGCGATGTTAGCTAACAGTGGACTTACCACTCCTCCTTGGGGTGTTCCTTGTTCAGAAAACTCTGGATTGACTCCGGCTTTGAGACATCGGAATATTCCCTGTCTTATACTATAAGGAGCGATGAGTCTATCCATTATGGCGGTGTGGTTTATCCGGTCAAAGCATTTTTCAATATCGAGTTCTATAACTCGTTTATCTATTCCATTAGCTTTAGAGTTTAAGTTGTTGTACAGGTATCTCTGGGCATCATGTGCCGAGCGTCCCGTCCTAAAACCGTAGCTCCTAGCGTGGAAGGTTGCCTCATGTGCTGGTTCTAGTGCGTATTTGACAAGGCATTGATATGCCCTATCTGCAATAGTGGGGACTTTGAGAATCCGGGTTTTTCCGTCCTTTTTGGGGATGGGTATTTCACGTAATCCCTGGTGTTTCCAGTCGTTACCTTCGGTTCTAAGTTTTTCACTTAGTTCAAACCTTTGCTCGAATGAGAGCGCGGTTTTGCCGTCTATTCCCGCTGTCTTTTTCCCAGCATTTAGCTGTGTTACTTGACGGATAGCCAGTAATCTCGCTGCGGTTGATTTCAGAATCAGCTTTTGTAGGGACTTAGCTTTGCGCTTGTCGCCAACTTGAACAGCTTTGTACACGCGTTTTTGTAGGCGGAATAAGTTACGACGGAATTGCTTCCAAGGTAACGTTTTCCAGGATTCACTAGAGTTTTCTCTGTGTCTAATCATGCTCTGCTCCAATCTGTGTATTCTGAACACCTCCGACCAATTACGGTCTGTCCTACCCGAACTGAAGGAATTCCGCTGCTCGTCCAGCCTACTTATAGGGTTCGACCGCCCTTAGACCTTCAATCCGTTTTTATTCGTTCCCTCGGCTAGATTGTTAGTTCCGTTAGGTGTAGCCACTTCAACCACTGGATTCCCTAGACTCTTACCGCTATTGAAGAACGATGCGGCGGGAATTAGCTCCAGTAAAGTCAGGTGTTGTTGTTGTGTCCTGCTTTGGACTAGGTTGCTTTTTTAGGCTCTGTTTCACCGTAGGAACTCCCCGTTAACGCCAAGTGTCATCTCACAACAGATGTCTGATTGCGTCCTGTTCCCAGCTTCGACCTCCCGATACCGAGTCGGGTCATCGTGGGCAGATAGG
The DNA window shown above is from Anabaena sp. WA102 and carries:
- a CDS encoding group II intron reverse transcriptase/maturase, coding for MIRHRENSSESWKTLPWKQFRRNLFRLQKRVYKAVQVGDKRKAKSLQKLILKSTAARLLAIRQVTQLNAGKKTAGIDGKTALSFEQRFELSEKLRTEGNDWKHQGLREIPIPKKDGKTRILKVPTIADRAYQCLVKYALEPAHEATFHARSYGFRTGRSAHDAQRYLYNNLNSKANGIDKRVIELDIEKCFDRINHTAIMDRLIAPYSIRQGIFRCLKAGVNPEFSEQGTPQGGVVSPLLANIALNGIESIHRYHRISSYRITDKTSNGDIVEPTIRYADDMVIILRPQDDATEILDKISQFLAERGMKVSEKKTKLTAATDGFDFLGWHFKVQKNGKFRCTPSVDNFKAFRKKVKFIVNNSNYGATTKAEKLAPVVRGWRNYHRFCKMDGSKFSLWHINHRAFKVFNKETKQNRHNSQELIKKAFPTVPYSENKHINVKGEKSPYDGDLTYWSERNSKLYDNNTSKALKRQSHKCGHCGLKMLSDEKVHLHHIDGNHQNWKTKNLLAIHESCHDYIHMSKSES